A genomic region of Caldicellulosiruptor acetigenus contains the following coding sequences:
- a CDS encoding WG repeat-containing protein has product MRKIKVVACLILIISNLFVLTNPLQANTQKYIYLKPQFGRLIFCENGLIIYHKNGKFGFLSPAGKVLFDPIFDCIDIICSESSTEPKLSPKIYKDFFVVWQNGKPGILDSNLKFILNIDNQYLVGAVAFMDIFLYEKDGKIGFINLRTKNIVKPQFNKINFISYGPFPTANCNGIVAVHAKYYLCALDGPFPDPKIPYLLVSKDGKCGAIDSYGNMFVDIKYKTFEEVLSNKKFAEVLQRQENKKVKNQSVLNKQNTEKKASEYISYEKINKNKYKLIFIKGSNKTKSKEVYENIKYIGLNNLIAVSKNKKWGIVDINGKFVVTPQFEDIKKFSEGLCAFKQNGRWGFMDKNFKIAIKPQYIQADSFFAHMSCVTTDNYIGLIDTKGNFIVKFPAKNSRFLIVNNVKYRDMCSSEFTMNSVGFRLFKYSTNLPKLGYVVIDNKTKTVGLVLKGQD; this is encoded by the coding sequence ATGCGAAAAATAAAGGTAGTTGCTTGTTTGATATTAATAATCTCAAATTTATTTGTATTGACAAATCCCTTACAAGCTAATACCCAAAAATATATTTACTTAAAACCGCAGTTTGGAAGACTTATATTTTGTGAAAATGGCCTTATTATTTATCATAAGAATGGAAAATTTGGCTTTCTCTCCCCTGCCGGTAAAGTACTTTTTGATCCAATATTCGACTGTATAGATATAATTTGCTCTGAAAGTAGCACAGAACCAAAACTTTCTCCAAAGATTTACAAAGACTTTTTTGTAGTCTGGCAAAATGGAAAACCAGGAATTTTAGATTCAAACTTGAAATTTATTTTAAACATTGACAACCAATATTTAGTAGGTGCTGTTGCTTTTATGGATATCTTTTTATATGAAAAAGACGGAAAAATAGGATTTATTAATTTACGCACAAAAAACATTGTCAAACCTCAATTTAATAAAATAAATTTTATATCTTATGGACCTTTCCCTACTGCAAACTGCAATGGAATTGTTGCTGTACACGCAAAATATTACCTTTGTGCACTTGATGGACCTTTTCCAGACCCTAAGATACCTTATTTGTTAGTTTCAAAAGATGGAAAGTGTGGTGCTATTGATAGCTATGGCAACATGTTTGTGGATATAAAATACAAAACTTTTGAAGAAGTTTTGTCAAATAAAAAATTTGCTGAAGTATTGCAAAGACAAGAAAACAAAAAAGTCAAAAATCAATCTGTTTTAAATAAGCAAAATACTGAAAAAAAAGCATCAGAATATATCTCCTATGAGAAAATAAACAAAAATAAGTACAAACTCATATTCATCAAAGGTTCTAATAAAACAAAGAGCAAAGAAGTTTATGAAAACATCAAATATATTGGTTTGAATAATCTAATTGCTGTTTCAAAAAACAAAAAGTGGGGTATTGTTGATATAAACGGCAAATTTGTAGTAACACCTCAATTTGAGGATATAAAAAAATTCAGTGAAGGCTTGTGTGCCTTCAAGCAAAATGGTAGATGGGGGTTTATGGACAAAAATTTTAAAATAGCTATTAAACCTCAATACATTCAGGCAGACTCATTTTTTGCCCATATGTCTTGTGTTACTACTGACAACTATATTGGCCTTATAGACACAAAAGGCAATTTCATAGTAAAGTTTCCAGCCAAAAATTCTCGATTCTTGATTGTAAACAATGTTAAATATAGAGATATGTGTTCATCTGAATTTACAATGAATTCTGTCGGCTTTAGATTATTTAAATATTCCACAAACCTTCCTAAATTAGGATATGTTGTAATTGATAATAAAACAAAAACAGTTGGACTTGTTTTAAAAGGGCAGGATTGA